The Euwallacea similis isolate ESF13 chromosome 25, ESF131.1, whole genome shotgun sequence DNA window CAAGATTTCTCAAAAAGGTTACATTAGGGGCAaggaaatatttgtaaattggGTGGTGTAAGGCAGGCACAAATGATCTTTTAAACGTTTTATAGGCAATCTGTGGTAAGAACTGGAAATGGGCAAAACCATTCAATGTCGAATAAAAGCTCGATTAGAAAATGTTGAGGAGCTGAAAACTAACCACCCCGATCATTCCTTTTCTTTAAAGCTCAAATGTACTAGTTGTGGAGAGGTTTCAGACAAGTGGCATGATGTTATCGAGTCTGAAAAATTCCCTGGCAAAACAGGAAGATCAGAAAACAATTACATTGCCAAATGTAAAATGTGTGGAAGGGAAAATAGCCTAGATATAGTACCAGGTAGCAATGGTAAGTTTCAGAAGATTAAATGATGTGGAGATATGTGGATGTTCTACCTTGTCAAATGCTATAAGACTTCATATTCCATAGTGAATTTCACCCTTATTATTCAGTCCCTGAATTATTCccagaaatgtttttaaaaacagtaatttcttataaattttcttaaaccaaaagcaaatattcttcata harbors:
- the LOC136416917 gene encoding UPF0587 protein CG4646, whose translation is MGKTIQCRIKARLENVEELKTNHPDHSFSLKLKCTSCGEVSDKWHDVIESEKFPGKTGRSENNYIAKCKMCGRENSLDIVPGSNASYTNEDSEKFKSIVAFDCRGTEPVDYRPSEGWLVKVEGSSKVFNDVDLIEKEWVEYDEKIQDSVGVYEFEFQLH